The Hevea brasiliensis isolate MT/VB/25A 57/8 unplaced genomic scaffold, ASM3005281v1 Scaf2, whole genome shotgun sequence genome includes the window GCATTTAGATTTGCAAGCTTAAAATGTTATATTCATAATAGATAATCAAGTGTGCTGCAGGTGTCAGCAATAAAAAAGAATGTGAATGTGAGTCTTATAAGTTGGATATATTAATTAAGTGAAACAATTTGTAAAATCCATTAAGAATATACTCCAAATTATATTGAAAGCTGATCAAGAACagcaaaaattttatattaatatagatACAAGTTCAattaatcaaatattaattattttctcatgttatttttattttttattttaaataaaaattatcttaaaaatataaaattgagaggttttataataatattttggaTAGAGAGGGAAAAGAAAGGActgaaaaatttttaatttcgaCTAAGAAAAAAAATTTCGATCATGAAATTAATGTTTTGATAaagatataataattttaaaggcactaaagattttatttattttagtgagTTGATCATGAAAAGATTATTGgatattaattaagaattttgaAACAAGAACTGTGATTAGTGATTATAATTGTAACATattatttattcaaaataatgaaaaataattaattaattaaacagttGCTAGCTATTTTTATTCAGTATTTAAATTTCAGTAAATGAAATTTCAATACAATACAATAATTCTTTGTTGAATATTGGTTTAAAATCAGCTATAAAAAAGAAcagataatataatatatttagggATGAGCTAACTATAATTGTAGGATTGCAACCATTGATCACCATCAATAAAAGAGACATTTAGGAAAGTAGAAGCTTGAGTGTCATTGAGTCTTTGAAGATAAGGTGCTCTCATAGTCATATTGGCTCCTGGCCCTGAGCAGTTATATTCTCCATAGAAAATAGTCCTacattaaattttcaatcaaatatatataacAAAGCAACTAATGAATGTTGACTAAACAATTAATAAATATAGAACTAATTAATATGATTGGCTAATAGCTCAATAATATAATTTACTTAAGAATAGTAGTCAATTGGAGTGCTTTTAAATATATGTGGGTATGAATTACTGCAGTCAATCTATATGTACACTCATTTTTATCAACCATAaagttatttaataataaatatgtttaaattcaattaaatttatcTATTATCATTTATTTGTTTTCAAATTTGATCAATACTATTTGAATATTGTCTAAATTTATTTACATtcgtttaatttttatataaattttaaattcattcataaatatttaaatcaattgaATGGGATAGAATTAATTATCATTAAATGTCAACTTCTTGTTATCATAAATCGAATGCATATCTCATATATAATGCATGAAATCAAAATTTTATAAACATCCATATGTCTTTTATAAAGCCCttaattcaataatattagaATTGTTTTcagattataaaattttaattttgagttttaatcaaaattaattataaaaataaataaataaatcaataatAGTGTTAGAATCCGTACTGGTCTCTTGTTGGATCGTTGAAGTCATTCCAACCTTCAGGAGCAATAATATCAGACATAGAAGTGAAAGCAAAAACAACACGAGAAAATGGTCTCCAAGCTCGACCTAGCCATATTCTTCCTGTCCCTCCCAAGCTGCAGTTCACAAATGCAAACCCTGTGTTTTCATCCTTTGAACTCCGTCCATGAGCCGTAACTGCACCGTTAATCATTCTTTGTCCCGCTGCTACTGGGTTCGCCATCGATATCAATTGACAATCCTGcatacaattaatttcattttaatgtcatatatattatataatgtaTACAGTGAGCATTTAGATGTCAAGGGATAGCTATAGACAATGACGGATGTAGTATTTAGATGTCAAGGGACAGCGATAAATGCAAGGGATCTTTTTAGGAGGTCAGAGATAGAGATTACATTTAAACGTGTGTCTTTTAATGTGTTACAttcacaattttatttttttttttattacttaaaatgcaaatttttaaaaaaaaaacctaactcataaaatttttattttaatttaccaataaaaaataatttttttaaaatttttagaatatgggtttattaattttttttatttaattaagtcaataaataaatatcaacttttaaattgttttttcttTCAAAGACTAAGCATAAGTCTATTAAAAATATATTCACATCCAATCTAAtcctaattaaaaattaaaattctaaagaGGCAATGATATTGTtcgttatttaatatatattaagatATTTCAAAAGTCCAGAGAAAGTACAGAAGAAGGTGAAATAAGATGGTGATGAAACTGACCTGATAGAGTGACTTAGCGTTGCCGAAGATAAAGTCAATAGAACCTTGGATGTAACAGTCCTTAAAGTAATGGCGGCCTCTGTCGTCATGAAGGGTATCTTGTGCTCCAAAGAATCCACAACCCCAGAAGGCTGCTTGGTCTCCTGATATTCTTATTGCCACTGCTTGTGCTCCCATATCCCCTGGCCCAGGAATTGGTGCAACATTCTACATGCCATAGCCATGCAAATATAGTATAAATGTTAttacataattatatttaattaatttgtatttttttacTTCTAATTTTATTAATTCCATTTATATTATCAATATCAAAAAACATTTTAAGAAATACTTTTGCAAAATCCAAGCCTCTGGGGTCTACTTTTTCTAAGTTTATTTCATTAGCTCATATCATAAGAAGATGCTATATATGATTGTTTTCAATGAGTACCAGGTGCACTATATTTagtttattgaattattttataatttattaaggaTACGTTATCATGGGTATATAATGCAAAAACTTATTAAATACAATTAAAAtatcaattgaaaataataataatagtttataaatcaaattaataaaattaaaagtgcATCATATAATTGAAAGAGGTGCtcaaaattaagaatattttaaaCTATTAACCTTATTTTATATGATGCACTTTAAAATATAATTGCTTTCgttggaaaaaattatttataaaaaaaaattaattgaattttgaaacaattatacttatttttatttcttttaaaatgaattttttttaacttgaaatgaattaaattctttattttaaatatgaaaattaaaaaaaattaattgaattaaattgtaaaaTTCTTGTTACAAGCTAGGAATAAAATAACACCTATATCTCACCATGAAGCTAATGTTTTTGGCAATAAAATTGTTGGAAAAGACTTGCACAGAACCACTGTAAAATGTGCCGTGTGAAGAATTGGCTGTGTCATTCCATACAATAGCAGTAGATGTACAGCCTTGACCTTGAAATGTAATATTCTGTTTGGTTCTTGGAACAATGACTTTCTCGCTGAAACAAGACAAAGGACGATGCATGTTTTATACTTCaaggaaataataataaaaataataatgagTCTTTAATGGGAAATTCCATCAACAAAGAATTGAGAGTTCTTCATATATAAAACGAGAATTCAACAAGTTGGAATCCTGCTGGGTGTCATGAAGGATTCACCAGAAATAGGGTGGGGCTATTATAAGTTTGAGTTTATATGAGAATGAATTTCATAAGATATCTGCATATAAATTTATGcacttattatatatattttaattgaagttacacacattttgatatatttaatCAAGTGATTATTAAACTCTTCTCGTATAAAATCAAACTGATATATATTAGATGCAGTTAGGAAGTAATAGAGAGCTACCTTGAATTTCGAAGCTCATTCAATGACCAACAAGAAATTATTAAAACCTTTCCTTAAATATAAAACTCAAGCATGCATTCATGCATGGAATTTAACTTACTAGTAAATGCCAGAATTTATCCAAATTATGGTTCTTTTCTGGCTAAAATTTGCTACTGAATCAACGGCTGATTGCACTGTTGTGAAGTTACAGCATCCGTTTGGATCCACGCAAAGAGTAGAGGTTGTGTTGTTGTCTGGAGGAGGAATATCTGGTGGAAAATCATCACAAATATTCACTAGCTTGCCTTTGCTGGGGTGTTTATTATGGTGGTGGTAGTAAAGATGAGCGTCAATGGTAAAACCAAGTTCGATGAGTTGTTTGAGAATAAGTGATGGGTTTGGATTTATCATGAATGTTGATTCCAAAACTgcaaaaatggcaacaacaagAGTAAGAGAGATGCTTTTGAGACTCATCAGAACTTGCACCCTTATTTAATTATGGCATTGGGGTGTTGAAGAAATAGCTATGGCCAAGAAATAGCTATGGCTATATGAAGAAGAAGATAATGTTGATACGTATAAATATACTTTTATTTATAGCCAATTGATgcgtatataaatataaataatgcaCTTGAAGTGAAAGGATTGATAACATGCCTTACAAATCACCCTGTCCCTGTGCATTCTTAGGAGAATTTCCAAGCTACCAAACTTGATGTTGGGGATGCTTGAATTCAGAATGCAGTTGCTAATTAAGTAGCGAATTAACTTTGGAATTATATTAGGCCTTAGGGGCTTTGTTTATGGCCGAAATTTATGTGTAGGATAATGTTATTTATGCCAATTTTTTCATTGACTAAAGGTATATTCGGTATCATTGAATGTTCTTCAATAGCattaatggtaaaaaaaaaaaatacattttttttttgtttttataacTATTTTCCTgtccttttaattttaataattttatcttagtTCTAATGATAAGTTATAAATTTaccaaataattaaaattaaagttgGAGTGCTTATATGGCAActgaataatattatattttcatcTTAAATCAGTTgcactttaattttaattttgattgttaAATAAACTTgtaataattttcaaaattataataatattttttaaaattaaaaaaatgataaccttatttaaaaaattcaggataaattagtttttttttttaatttctagaaaactaaaaaattctttttgtaattttataaatattattatcatataaataataataagtttataatCGTCTCATCTCCATCCACCACTCAAACTATGAATGCGATTACCTGTGTGAGAAAACCAGTCTTTTTATCTGTCCTACATATTTCTCAAGTTCCAATATATATTCcaaatatatacacacacatatgtatatgaatcaataaaataatttagacaTATGAAGATGTTTGGAAAAATGTATGATACAAGTACATCAACATCTACTCAAACTCAAAGATTTAATAAGTCTATTATAAGCATCTTTTACAATAGGTTATCATATTATGCATAAATACGTGCTTCATGTTTATCTTTTCTCTCGCAGCTATgtctataataaaattatatttaatatcaataTGCTTTTAGATACCTTAGTATCCTTCTAAATGTTTTCCAATGTTGATGTCCTTAATCGGATTGGTATCTACCAACTAGCTCAATAGCATAGCAGATATTAAGTCTAGTGCACATCTACTAACCAACTCAATAGCATCTGTCTCTTCTTTCATTGCCTTAATCCATTCATCCTTGGCAGGGCACGTGAGGGATATTCTTATAATCacctcttttttttatatatattttgtggagtaactataaatgtcttcctttcaATCTTAAAATGATAATGGGAAACAtgcacacttttttttttttttattttgtggaGTAACTATAAATGCCTCCCTTTCAATCCTAAAATGATAATGGGAAACATGCACATGACTCGATCTTCATAGTTGAGATTGATAAATTAacttgtaaatatttaaattactcCAGCTGGCAATATAAGATGGAATCACTACAGGTTGTATTTTGATGCAAATTGAAACTTGTTTCATTGTGAGTTGAAATACTCCCACTTAGAGAAGAATCCATTTGAGTTTGTATAGCAGAATTAGTCTGGTCTGCAATTTCATATAGAGATAGATCTTGAACTATCTTACCCTGTCCAGGAAAGTCATTCTCTAAGAATGTGATATTTCGCGATTCAAATCTAGTTATTGTGCCACTATCTTGTTCACCTATAAATACAAGCCCTTTTAACTTTTCTAAGTATCTTATAAAGGTACATTTCTTTCCCCTTATACCTAATTTTCCATATTTATGAGAAGGATTATGAACAAAAATAACACACCTTCaaggtttaaaaaaaaaacaaaaaacactTAAGTTAGGTTTTCTATTAGTCCATACATAGATGGAGTGGTAGTAACTGATTTGGATGGACTAGGTTAAAGACAAATGTGATATATCATCCCAATAGGTAAAGACAAATTAAGGGTCTCCTACTCTTCCAAAACATATCGAATtttcatattaataaataaatataaattaatatgagACAACATGCAATGAAGCCTACTTCATAATCATAAGTatcctatataataattaaatatgctaATAATTATGCTACCACTTATTTCACATTAGACTTAGAATCGAAAGTTCACTAAGTTCTCTATCATTATCTAAGATTCTAATGCACAATACAGTTAACGCAAATAATTATGTAAGGTTCTATAATCTTAAATCACTCAAATTAAAGATTAAACAATAATATATTCAATATCTAATTTTGAAATGTCCAATTAGACACACATAGACACATATATATGTCTTGTCTCAAAAGCTTATAATCGTCTTATCCCCATCTACCACTTAAGCTATGAAAGCGATTACTTGTGTGAGAACTAACTCTTAATTTCACTCTTACTTCTGAAATCAAATGATCATGGGAACTATTTCTACTGTACGCAGCTTCATCAATCTCATAGGTAAAAAAACTAATTTGATTGGTTAAATAGTAAATACAACgcttggaaaaataaatgcaaggcTTTGAAAATTAAATGCGACAATTGGAAAATTAAAGACAAATGAAGTAAAGATAAATAGactgttagaatttgatttgTGTTGTTGAATTAAGTTATTGGAGGGTTTTCATGTTGCTGTACATTTGATATTTATATCTCTCCTGCGGGTACCTTTGGAAGAGTCTAGAAGTCATATTCACGCTCTGCTAGTGTTGGCATTTACTTGCTCACTTGCTTCTAACTCCTTAAAGCTGCTAATAACCTCTACTAACTTCTCTCCTAGTTAACCACCCACACACATGATAACCTTcttgatatttatttattaatcacCTCATGCCTTCAATCAACCAAAACTAAAGAAACAAAATTAATCAAActagttttaaaaaaaaattaatataattaatcttaggctaaaaaataattaataaataaaattaattattttggtgtAAATACTTCCCCTTCAATCTTAAAATGATAATGGAAAACATGCATACGACCTGATCGTTGCAGTTAAGATTGATAAATTCACTTATCAATATTTATGTTACTCCCACTAGGACTAGTAATATAAGATGGAATTATTTTAAGTTGTATTTCAATGGAAATTGAAACTTGTTTTATTGTTAGTTGAAATGCTCCCATTTGCAAAAGAATCCATTTGAGTTTATATAGCGTACAATCTAGTCCACAATTTTATATAGAGATAGATCTTCACCTATCTTGCCCTGTTTAGGAAAGTCATTCTCTAAGAATGTGATATTTTGTGATTCAAATTTAGTTACTGTGCCATTATGTTGTTCACCTATAAATATATGTCCTTTTGGCTATTCTGAGTTTCTTATAAAGATACATTTCTTTCCCTTTGGAACTGATTTTCCATATTTATGAGAAGAATTGTGAACAAAATATCATACCTCCAAGGTTTCAAAAAACACTTAATTCAGGTTTTCTATTAGTCCATACATAGATGGACTGGTAGTAACTAATTTGGATGGAACTATGTTAAAGACAAAGCGATATATCACCCCTATAAGTAAAGACAAATTAAGAGCCTCTTACCCTTCTAAGACatgcatacatacatacatatatatttattcccatttgatggcaattattcttttcttttaatcttttcttttaaatttgaatggtttgaatttaattaaaaaagtctattaatatcttgttagatgttttattcttaacttgttaagaatatgagtgatggaATATTCTAACACAAGATATTATAAATTCGGTTCACAATCAATGATACCTCATTGGACATGATTTATTTGGATTAATTGTCACTATTGTTTGTGTCCatagattagtatgagatactaatgggatggaatggtgagtcttatgccataagacaaacatggtaggcacttataagataagtaggtcgaaccaatgaCACAAGATGATTTGtatatggagtttattcttgtcaatataAGGTCTTCTGGATCACAATAGTATatataatcccttgacctgagataatatagttatcttgtatatagatggtttgagtttgatactgctttcatacttgtattatgtatgagtatatggacatgtgttggctctgactagttatatatagagataggtgttagtcaagataggatccattaccctaagtaaatagagataaaatcctatgtttatttaattattcttaattatttaaagtccctagccaggacagatagaatttgtcagaaaagagtttctgacaagaaagtcttattaatcaagaataagAGGATATATGATTCTAAGCAAAAGAGTTTGACATGGAACCATGACTCTAGatggaattggaattttgtaatagagaaaatttagagcatgatatgcatgatcaaggttcatgaattaaggggaattaattcataactaattgggtagtcatgcTACATTATGCTAGAtatcaaccatgatttatgagaacttaaatgaaaagaaaatttcattttaagtttggaatggttctaataatattaaggagttaatattattctcactgCCAATTAATAATGAACCTAGCTAGTCATACACAAAAAAAACTTAATCAAAGCAAgattaatttgataaattaattaaatggtttaattaattaattaattgaattaataaatttagtttgtaattaaattataaagtccctagcatgacttgaaactaaatttactaATGGAAGTATTCAATTTAATatctaaagtgtttaaatataaacttgaagaaTTATGTTTAAGGAAGAAATCAAATTTTGACtagtttgactaagtcaaaatttgacaatttgaccATTTAACTTTGTcaaaaatgggagaaaaattctaattaattaatggttaattaattagttaattagtatttagaatactaattaatcaagtttaattttcttaattaagatTAAAGCTTGACAAATGGACAATAAGGATTAAAAAACTCATTCAAGGGTTGAATGGTTGTTACAccctatcccttgtaaggcatgacatgttcccgtagcatacctaatgaattaccaaactccacctacagataacccattagttatgctacaaaggattttaaaacaaaccataactttttatcttatcaattcttttgtggaaaactgcatgagaatagttaaaattccatgtaaacattcattggaaataatgatagactaaatattgcaaaagttacattttcataagtctcaaagtaaaatacaaaatagttacaaactcaaaatgtgatagcaatgcaatgcttttaaatacaaactgctcaatgtccgtacatgcatacatataggtacgaaatacatcaaaaggaaattacaggagtatacctaca containing:
- the LOC131176628 gene encoding probable pectinesterase 8; amino-acid sequence: MSLKSISLTLVVAIFAVLESTFMINPNPSLILKQLIELGFTIDAHLYYHHHNKHPSKGKLVNICDDFPPDIPPPDNNTTSTLCVDPNGCCNFTTVQSAVDSVANFSQKRTIIWINSGIYYEKVIVPRTKQNITFQGQGCTSTAIVWNDTANSSHGTFYSGSVQVFSNNFIAKNISFMNVAPIPGPGDMGAQAVAIRISGDQAAFWGCGFFGAQDTLHDDRGRHYFKDCYIQGSIDFIFGNAKSLYQDCQLISMANPVAAGQRMINGAVTAHGRSSKDENTGFAFVNCSLGGTGRIWLGRAWRPFSRVVFAFTSMSDIIAPEGWNDFNDPTRDQTIFYGEYNCSGPGANMTMRAPYLQRLNDTQASTFLNVSFIDGDQWLQSYNYS